The Bacteroidota bacterium genome segment TACTGACGGACGTATGTTGTTTGAAAGCCTGTTGACTTTGGTAGCACAATAGTGCTATAGAAGCTTCACCTTATATTTAGCCGCCATTTTTTCCAGTTGTTCTTCCGAAACACCATGCACATTTTTATGGGTGTGGTACTTTTCAACAGTTAATACGTAAATGGCGTAATTGTATTTTTTTGCTATTTTAAAGTAAGGTTCCATTTCCCAGTCAAGGGTAAAGGTATTATCTACAAAAATTTTTTCCGTTGCTTGTTGGGCTGCTTCTGCTGTTAATTGTTCGCATTGCTTATAAGCCAAATGGTTTTGGCTATAGTCAAAATTATATTCTCCTTTGCTATTCGTAAAATAACTATCAATACTAAAAACAGGGTATTTGCCTTGTTCAGCTAAAATACCGGCTAATGATGATTTGCCTGAGCCCGGTAAACCTCTTAATAAAATGAGCGTTTTGTTTTCCAATGGATAGCGTACTGTTTATTAATGACCCGGTTCAATTATTTTTTCCATTTCGGCAGCAGCCCATTTGGTTAAAGTACTTATTTGTTCGGCACTTAATTCCGTTTCCTTATGTATCATCGTATACGAACTCAAAGGCATTTCATGCTCTTCCACTTCTTCCATTATTTCTTTCAATTTATGTTTTTTACGTTTGGCTGAATAGGTATTGAATACAGAAAAGTTTAATTCCTCTTTTCCTTCATCAACATGGTGCTGCATCCATAAACCAATAGGTTGTATATTAGTATACCAAGGGTAATTGGTATGGTTACTATGGCAATCGTAACACGAGGTTTGTAGTATGGTATTTATTTCTGCGGGTGTTTGAATGGATAAGCTATCTCCATTTACAGGTGTTTCACCCAGATTTCTGGCAGGCCTTACAAACTGAAGAATAACAAAAGCACCTATAAGGATGAGTGCGAATTTGAAAAGGAGTTTA includes the following:
- a CDS encoding AAA family ATPase; amino-acid sequence: MENKTLILLRGLPGSGKSSLAGILAEQGKYPVFSIDSYFTNSKGEYNFDYSQNHLAYKQCEQLTAEAAQQATEKIFVDNTFTLDWEMEPYFKIAKKYNYAIYVLTVEKYHTHKNVHGVSEEQLEKMAAKYKVKLL
- a CDS encoding heme-binding domain-containing protein, which produces MRNKLLFKFALILIGAFVILQFVRPARNLGETPVNGDSLSIQTPAEINTILQTSCYDCHSNHTNYPWYTNIQPIGLWMQHHVDEGKEELNFSVFNTYSAKRKKHKLKEIMEEVEEHEMPLSSYTMIHKETELSAEQISTLTKWAAAEMEKIIEPGH